The stretch of DNA ATTTGCTCAGAAAAGCAGTCAGTACTCGAGCAGTGTCTCAGTTAAGAGCCCCTCTGAGATTCTTCGTCCTTCAAAACCCGTCGACGCCCGAATTCCTTCATCTTACTCTCGCGACTTTGTCTCGATTCACCCTATTAATCCCTATTGGGTTTACGTAATGTGGGATTTATCGGAATGGACCGCAAGGAACCTTGAGAATTCTTCATCAAAGATTCTTGTAAGAGTCAGCGACATCACCAACATTATCTACGACGGAAAGAACGCTCACAGATTCAGAGAAGCAGACATCTCGGTCGATGCTGGGAACTGGTACTTTCAGGTCGATTTTCCAGACGCAGATTATATTGCCGAGATTGGCTACTATAACAACGGATATTTCAAGAGTGTATTGAAGTCCAGAATTGCGAGAACTCCC from Mesotoga infera encodes:
- a CDS encoding DUF4912 domain-containing protein translates to MNNEEIQSFLSNDPTIQDLRRYAKMMGINLKRTMRKKDIARALKKFAQKSSQYSSSVSVKSPSEILRPSKPVDARIPSSYSRDFVSIHPINPYWVYVMWDLSEWTARNLENSSSKILVRVSDITNIIYDGKNAHRFREADISVDAGNWYFQVDFPDADYIAEIGYYNNGYFKSVLKSRIARTPRNSPKFTEHEIWVDLKKGSRKEKRASHEQFTSGKQAKSSGPSDNPSSDEFIKTISKSKSGR